A stretch of Gadus macrocephalus chromosome 17, ASM3116895v1 DNA encodes these proteins:
- the LOC132445732 gene encoding FH1/FH2 domain-containing protein 1-like: MGSSGRPTDAPWSSSLSSRGFLDSWSSFPEPSSGHLRLDALDFSDLWDDEDLGLDGPEADRTTCTPDGPAGLGQAPPPPPLPPPPPPPLPSSPAAPPVPGGAPGAAGPLKGRTLKLHWRELGVLLPLPRVTRFGRQTIWAGLRPVALDTAQLEYLFGTKSHGNLSKVFAGRQKQLSVSVLEMKRSNIITIALSSLPPPRLLPPLIYRMDSSVLDRDDLQRLTALVPTEEELSLIREAKALSPNAPLAPAELCLLTMGEIPHLSSRLQLWAFALDYDTLEREIAEPLFHLKTAVEQLAGSQTFKQILATVLAIGNFLNGCKARGFELSYLGKLSQVRDTHSRLPLLHHVCALLLELHPQASDLHSDIGAVTKAGKCDFAAVLSNLAQLEGMVKSSRQHLQALERAEDRPRGVKGAWRRESEQRVKVLRAVHRRVINRFHSFLLFMGYSRTTVRHSSPEGFCKTISDFSLEYRTTRHGILHQRDREGARETAGRGAPGERGKHNKVAQVKPQDSGDQSRLEEVLLTPGSSERPDHTLPRHRRRLTETPELVFLSGA; the protein is encoded by the exons ATGGGGTCCTCGGGGCGGCCGACCGACGCACCCTGGTCCTCGTCGCTGTCGTCCAGGGGTTTCCTGGACTCCTGGTCCTCTTTTCCGGAGCCCTCCTCCGGCCACCTGCGGCTGGACGCGCTGGACTTCTCCGATCTCTGGGACGACGAGGACCTGGGACTGGACGGCCCCGAGGCGGACCGGACCACCTGCACCCCCGACGGCCCCGCAGGACTCggccaagccccgcccccgccgcccctcccgccgccgcccccgcctccCCTGCCCTCGTCGCCGGCGGCTCCACCCGTGCCCGGCGGCGCACCCGGCGCCGCCGGCCCCCTGAAAGGCCGCACCCTGAAGCTCCACTGGAGAGAGCTGGGTGTCCTGCTGCCCCTGCCCCGGGTCACCCGCTTCGGGCGGCAGACCATCTGGGCCGGGCTGCGGCCCGTCGCCCTGGATACCGCGCAGCTGGAGTACCTGTTTGGGACCAAGAGCCATGGCAACCTGAGCAAGGTGTTTGCTGGGCGTCAG AAGCAGCTGTCGGTCTCCGTGCTGGAGATGAAGAGGAGCAACATCATCACCATCGCCCTCAGCAGCCTGCCCCCCCCTCGCCTGCTCCCCCCACTCATCTACAGGATGGACAGCAGCGTGTTGGACAGGGACGACCTCCAG CGTCTCACCGCGCTGGTGCCCACTGAAGAGGAACTCAGCTTAATCCGGGAGGCCAAGGCCCTGTCCCCCAACGCCCCTCTCGCCCCGGCCGAGCTCTGCCTCCTCACCATGGGCGAAATTCCCCACTTGAGCTCCAGGCTTCAGCTGTGGGCCTTCGCTCTGGACTATGATACCTTAGAGAGG GAGATAGCTGAACCACTGTTCCACCTGAAGACTGCCGTGGAGCAGCTGGCGGGCAGCCAGACCTTCAAGCAGATCCTGGCCACCGTGCTCGCTATCGGGAACTTCCTCAACGGCTGCAAG GCGAGAGGCTTTGAGCTGAGTTACCTGGGCAAGCTGTCTCAGGTGAGGGACACCCACTCCCGCCTGCCCCTGCTCCACCACGTGTGcgcgctgctgctggagctccacCCTCAGGCCTCGGACCTCCACTCTGACATCGGCGCCGTCACCAAGGCCGGCAAG TGTGACTTCGCCGCCGTCCTGTCCAACCTGGCCCAGCTGGAAGGCATGGTCAAATCGTCACGGCAACACCTTCAGGCCCTGGAGCGAGCGGAAGACAGGCCGAGGGGCGTGAAGGGggcgtggaggag GGAGAGCGAGCAGAGGGTGAAGGTCCTGCGGGCGGTCCATCGGCGAGTCATCAACAG gttcCACTCCTTCCTTCTGTTCATGGGCTACTCGCGGACGACGGTGAGACACAGCAGCCCCGAGGGGTTCTGCAAGACCATCAGCGACTTCTCCCTGGAGTACCGGACCACGCGGCATGGCATCCTACACCAGCGGGAcagggagggggcgagagagacggCCGGGCGAGGGGcgccaggagagagagggaaacacaaCAAGGTAGCACAGGTGAAACCACAG GACAGTGGGGACCAGAGTAGACTAGAGGAGGTCCTTCTGACGCCGGGGTCCTCTGAAAGACCGGACCACACCTTACCTCGCCACCGCCGGAGACTCACTGAGACCCCAG AGCTCGTCTTTTTGAGTGGGGCGTGA
- the si:ch211-63p21.1 gene encoding uncharacterized protein si:ch211-63p21.1 isoform X2, whose protein sequence is MLGPQLDRNRLVPPMDVSNGNHCQMGASDRGLDEVCLYQTAACTLYSEAHTPTPLRATASANTNANASAGSHAILRTHTADHGLQQGCSHPEVEMPSLEHKDRGSRGACGRNRGSITRSSEGYGTEEECVLSDPQGESDADADIEDTDCRLQEPGSLQRISSRRRKRPRPTRQDTTESEDDGGRSQRTPRWNPRLSPHRGHSRTILEESVSQVRPLVIRRPSAEVQTDGSPEASGGPKPALWPSAPRLPPRLLLLLLLLLLPLSLVLLLLFRPWAGA, encoded by the exons atgctGGGGCCCCAACTGGACCGCAACCGCCTGGTCCCCCCAATGGACGTCTCCAACGGCAACCATTGTCAg ATGGGGGCGAGCGACAGAGGGCTGGATGAAGTGTGTCTGTACCAGACCGCTGCCTGCACTCTCTACTCTGaagcgcacacacccacgccgCTAAGAGCCACTGCTAGCGCTAACACTAACGCTAACGCATCAGCTGGCTCACACGCCatcctgcgcacacacactgcggATCACGGTCTGCAACAAGGCTGCTCCCATCCAGAGGTGGAAATGCCAAGTCTGGAACATAAG GACAGGGGGTCTCGCGGGGCCTGTGGGAGGAACCGGGGATCCATCACCAGGTCCTCAGAAGGATACGGGACAGAg GAGGAGTGTGTGTTGTCTGACCCCCAAGGAGAGAGTGACGCCGACGCTGACATAGAGGACACAGactgcag GCTCCAGGAGCCGGGTAGCCTCCAGCGAATCAGCTCACGGCGGCGCAAGCGTCCGCGGCCGACGCGCCAGGACACCACGGAGAGCGAGGACGACGGGGGGCGGAGCCAGCGGACCCCCCGCTGGAACCCCCGGCTCAGCCCCCACCGCGGCCACAGCAGGACCAtcctggag gagaGCGTCTCTCAGGTCAGGCCGCTGGTCATCCGTCGACCGAGCGCCGAGGTGCAGACGGACGGCAGCCCGGAGGCTTCCGGAGGCCCCAAGCCAGCGCTGTGGCCCTCGGCCCCTCGCCTgcccccccgtctcctcctgctcctcctcctcctcctcctccccctctccctggtcctcctgctcctcttcagaCCCTGGGCCGGTGCCTGA
- the si:ch211-63p21.1 gene encoding uncharacterized protein si:ch211-63p21.1 isoform X1 encodes MLGPQLDRNRLVPPMDVSNGNHCQMGASDRGLDEVCLYQTAACTLYSEAHTPTPLRATASANTNANASAGSHAILRTHTADHGLQQGCSHPEVEMPSLEHKVLDRGSRGACGRNRGSITRSSEGYGTEEECVLSDPQGESDADADIEDTDCRLQEPGSLQRISSRRRKRPRPTRQDTTESEDDGGRSQRTPRWNPRLSPHRGHSRTILEESVSQVRPLVIRRPSAEVQTDGSPEASGGPKPALWPSAPRLPPRLLLLLLLLLLPLSLVLLLLFRPWAGA; translated from the exons atgctGGGGCCCCAACTGGACCGCAACCGCCTGGTCCCCCCAATGGACGTCTCCAACGGCAACCATTGTCAg ATGGGGGCGAGCGACAGAGGGCTGGATGAAGTGTGTCTGTACCAGACCGCTGCCTGCACTCTCTACTCTGaagcgcacacacccacgccgCTAAGAGCCACTGCTAGCGCTAACACTAACGCTAACGCATCAGCTGGCTCACACGCCatcctgcgcacacacactgcggATCACGGTCTGCAACAAGGCTGCTCCCATCCAGAGGTGGAAATGCCAAGTCTGGAACATAAGGTCCTG GACAGGGGGTCTCGCGGGGCCTGTGGGAGGAACCGGGGATCCATCACCAGGTCCTCAGAAGGATACGGGACAGAg GAGGAGTGTGTGTTGTCTGACCCCCAAGGAGAGAGTGACGCCGACGCTGACATAGAGGACACAGactgcag GCTCCAGGAGCCGGGTAGCCTCCAGCGAATCAGCTCACGGCGGCGCAAGCGTCCGCGGCCGACGCGCCAGGACACCACGGAGAGCGAGGACGACGGGGGGCGGAGCCAGCGGACCCCCCGCTGGAACCCCCGGCTCAGCCCCCACCGCGGCCACAGCAGGACCAtcctggag gagaGCGTCTCTCAGGTCAGGCCGCTGGTCATCCGTCGACCGAGCGCCGAGGTGCAGACGGACGGCAGCCCGGAGGCTTCCGGAGGCCCCAAGCCAGCGCTGTGGCCCTCGGCCCCTCGCCTgcccccccgtctcctcctgctcctcctcctcctcctcctccccctctccctggtcctcctgctcctcttcagaCCCTGGGCCGGTGCCTGA
- the LOC132445731 gene encoding heterogeneous nuclear ribonucleoprotein C-like, whose product MEWSPTTAAQMASNVTNKTDQRSLNSRVFIGNLNTLLVAKADVEAIFSKYGKIVGCSVHKGFAFVQYANERNARAAVGGEDGRVIVGQVLDINLAGEPKPQRTGKPGKRSAGDMYSSSFDLDYEFQRDYYDRMYSYPSRVAPPPPPPPPPPPPLSRAAVPSKRPRVSMSSGGSRRAKTPSFSSSKSYQRPSRAIRLDDLQTIKRELSQIKHKVDYLLESLDRMEKDHGKRS is encoded by the exons ATGGA GTGGtcccccaccaccgccgcccaGATGGCGAGCAACGTGACCAACAAGACGGACCAGCGCTCGCTCAACTCGCGCGTCTtcatcggcaacctcaacacgcTGCTGGTGGCCAAGGCCGACGTGGAGGCCATCTTCTCCAAGTACGGCAAGATAGTGGGCTGCTCGGTGCACAAGGGCTTCGCCTTCGTCCAGTACGCCAACGAGAGGAACGCCCGGGCGGCCGTGGGCGGCGAGGACGGCCGCGTGATCGTGGGACAGGTGCTCG acatcAATCTGGCCGGCGAGCCCAAGCCTCAGAGAACAGGGAAGCCGGGGAAGCGTTCAGCGGGGGACATGTACAG CTCTTCATTTGATCTGGACTATGAGTTCCAAAGGGACTACTATGATCG GATGTACTCCTACCCGTCCCgagtggctccgccccctccgccgcccccgccgccgccgccgccgctgtccCGGGCCGCCGTGCCCTCCAAGCGGCCCCGCGTCAGCATGAGCTCGGGGGGGAGCCGTCGCGCCAAGACCCCCAGCTTCTCCTCGTCCAAGAGCTACCAGAGGCCGTCCCGAGCAA TCAGACTAGACGACCTGCAGACCATCAAGAGGGAGCTGAGCCAGATCAAACACAAGGTGGACTATCTGCTTGAGAGCCTGGACCGCATGGAGAAGGACCACGGCAAGAGATCC
- the m1ap gene encoding meiosis 1 arrest protein translates to MDARKNRTPALPDPSGWPSLFLRQPPRVLIVEALPPWWSQTGPVLCEALDNFLSLACSVAGPCRVPLLSLYAVSRQQECLLPFVHLSGNLPRLRSCVEELRSLPGEGCVRAPPRGACGGGGGRGGGGGGGELLRQAVLDCLQQYNQYTRHMSAGSGTSNNTSLEVRWG, encoded by the exons ATGGACGCCAGGAAGAACCGAACCCCCGCGCTCCCCGACCCCAGCGGCTGGCCCTCCCTGTTCCTACGGCAACCGCCCCGGGTCCTGATCGTGGAGGCGCTGCCGCCCTGGTGGTCCCAGACGGGCCCGGTGCTCTGCGAGGCCCTGGACAACTTCCTGTCCCTGGCCTGCAGCGTGGCGGGCCCCTGCCGGGTCCCCCTGCTCTCGCTGTACGCCGTCAGCAGGCAACAGGAGTGTCTGCTGCCCTttgtg CACCTGAGCGGTAACCTGCCCAGGCTGCGCAGCTGCGTGGAGGAGCTTCGGTCCCTGCCTGGGGAGGGCTGCGTGAGGGCCCCACCTCGAGGTGcctgtggaggtggaggaggaagaggaggaggaggaggaggaggagagctccTCAGGCAGGCCGTGCTGGACTGCCTGCAGCAGTACAACCAGTACACCAGACACATGTCTGCCGGCAGCGGCACCAGCAACAACACCTCTCTGGAGGTACGGTGGGGCTGA